In one window of Streptomyces showdoensis DNA:
- a CDS encoding GH1 family beta-glucosidase produces the protein MSTSSTDPGDPTDGTRLPSFPPEFTWGASTAAYQIEGAADEDGKGASIWDTFVRRPGAVRDGHTGEVACDHYHRFEEDVALMRRLGLDAYRFSLSWPRVLPTGAGKTEPRGLDFYDRLVDALLGAGIEPTPTLFHWDLPQALEDEGGWLNRETAHRFGEYAAVVAERLGDRVKRWITLNEPFVHMSFGYGFGVHAPGRALMLDALPVAHHQLLGHGLATAALRAAVPDAQVLVANNCTPVRLRSDARSDRDAAAAAAYDVLHNRLFNDPLLRGSYPDLSAYGMPDPAWGGVVREGDLATIAAPLDGLGINYYNPTWVTAPADPPVGLPFDLAEPEEPYERTSFGWPVVPDGLTELLTGLKARYGDALPPVWITENGCSQPAGTEDRARIDYLAGHLAAIARAMERGVDVRGYFTWSLLDNFEWAEGYHQRFGLVEVDFATRLRTPRASFEWYRALIAAQRS, from the coding sequence GTGAGCACGAGCTCCACCGATCCCGGCGACCCCACCGACGGCACCCGACTGCCCTCGTTCCCACCGGAGTTCACCTGGGGCGCGTCGACCGCCGCGTACCAGATCGAGGGCGCGGCGGACGAGGACGGCAAGGGCGCCTCGATCTGGGACACCTTCGTGCGCCGCCCCGGCGCCGTCCGCGACGGGCACACCGGCGAGGTCGCCTGCGACCACTACCACCGGTTCGAGGAGGACGTCGCCCTGATGCGGCGGCTCGGCCTCGACGCGTACCGCTTCTCGCTCTCCTGGCCGCGCGTCCTGCCGACCGGGGCGGGCAAGACCGAGCCGCGCGGGCTCGACTTCTACGACCGGCTGGTCGACGCCCTGCTCGGCGCCGGGATCGAGCCCACCCCGACCCTCTTCCACTGGGACCTGCCCCAGGCCCTGGAGGACGAGGGCGGCTGGCTGAACCGCGAGACGGCCCACCGCTTCGGGGAGTACGCGGCCGTGGTCGCCGAGCGGCTCGGCGACCGGGTCAAGCGGTGGATCACCCTCAACGAGCCCTTCGTGCACATGTCGTTCGGCTACGGCTTCGGCGTCCACGCCCCCGGCCGCGCGCTCATGCTGGACGCCCTGCCCGTCGCCCACCACCAGCTCCTCGGCCACGGGCTCGCGACCGCCGCGCTGCGGGCCGCCGTCCCGGACGCGCAGGTGCTGGTCGCCAACAACTGCACCCCGGTCCGGCTGCGTTCCGACGCCCGCTCGGACCGCGACGCCGCGGCGGCCGCCGCCTACGACGTCCTGCACAACCGGCTCTTCAACGACCCGCTGCTGCGCGGGAGTTACCCCGACCTCTCGGCCTACGGCATGCCCGACCCGGCCTGGGGCGGCGTCGTGCGCGAGGGCGACCTCGCCACCATCGCCGCCCCGCTGGACGGCCTCGGCATCAACTACTACAACCCGACCTGGGTCACCGCCCCCGCGGACCCGCCCGTCGGACTGCCCTTCGACCTGGCCGAGCCCGAGGAGCCGTACGAGCGCACCTCGTTCGGCTGGCCGGTCGTCCCGGACGGGCTGACCGAGCTGCTCACCGGGCTGAAGGCCCGCTACGGAGACGCCCTCCCACCGGTCTGGATCACCGAGAACGGCTGCTCGCAGCCCGCCGGGACCGAGGACCGGGCCCGGATCGACTACCTCGCCGGACACCTCGCCGCCATCGCCCGGGCCATGGAGCGGGGCGTCGACGTGCGCGGCTACTTCACCTGGTCCCTGCTCGACAACTTCGAGTGGGCCGAGGGCTACCACCAGCGCTTCGGCCTGGTGGAGGTCGACTTCGCCACCCGGCTCCGCACGCCCCGCGCGAGCTTCGAGTGGTACCGCGCCCTCATCGCCGCCCAGCGGTCATGA
- a CDS encoding TOBE domain-containing protein, with protein sequence MPSYSMGQAAKLLGVSPETVRRWADGGRLRVARDRAGSRLVEGADLARFAVERGAGPHAVPEDDVPTSVRNSFVGIVTAVRVDDVAAQVEVQSGPHRLVSLVTREAVEELGLAVGVTVTARVKSTGVHVDLP encoded by the coding sequence GTGCCTTCGTACAGCATGGGGCAGGCCGCGAAGCTGCTCGGCGTGAGTCCGGAGACCGTGCGCCGGTGGGCGGACGGCGGACGGCTCCGGGTGGCTCGGGACCGGGCGGGCTCCCGGCTCGTCGAGGGCGCCGATCTGGCCCGCTTCGCGGTGGAGCGCGGCGCGGGTCCGCACGCGGTGCCCGAGGACGACGTGCCGACCTCGGTGCGGAACTCCTTCGTGGGGATCGTGACGGCGGTACGGGTCGACGACGTGGCCGCGCAGGTCGAGGTCCAGTCCGGGCCGCACCGGCTCGTCTCCCTGGTGACGCGGGAGGCGGTCGAGGAGCTCGGGCTCGCCGTCGGGGTGACGGTCACCGCGCGGGTGAAGTCGACCGGCGTCCACGTCGACCTGCCCTGA
- a CDS encoding DUF4239 domain-containing protein: protein MSLWLLNHFSTFTLTVVTVGGTVLLAVVGSVLARRRYPSLAQGEHNDMVGVTLGMFGAIYGIILAFVIVTLWTQLDSTQTIVATEATDVALIARDAAAFPPPVRADVDAALSGYVHAVVEDQWPRMRAGDPSYGATAEKLQNVFDALQAYEPKTAREEVFYEEAVGRLNDVAGQRRARLTMASQELPALLQVLAFGGALVLIPLTFLYGMRRLRIQLLFVGAVAGLVGFSLLLVFVLDRPFAGDLSVSPAPYTEGALARYWSGGAG, encoded by the coding sequence ATGTCGCTCTGGCTGCTCAATCATTTCAGCACCTTCACCCTGACCGTGGTCACCGTCGGCGGGACCGTCCTCCTGGCCGTCGTCGGCAGCGTGCTGGCCCGGCGCAGGTACCCGTCGCTGGCCCAGGGCGAGCACAACGACATGGTGGGCGTGACGCTGGGGATGTTCGGCGCGATCTACGGGATCATCCTCGCCTTCGTCATCGTCACGCTCTGGACGCAGCTGGACAGCACGCAGACCATCGTCGCCACCGAGGCCACCGACGTGGCCCTGATCGCCCGGGACGCCGCCGCCTTCCCGCCCCCGGTCCGCGCCGACGTCGACGCCGCGCTGAGCGGCTACGTCCACGCGGTCGTCGAGGACCAGTGGCCCCGGATGCGGGCCGGAGATCCCAGCTACGGGGCCACGGCCGAGAAGCTGCAGAACGTCTTCGACGCGCTCCAGGCGTACGAGCCGAAGACCGCACGGGAGGAGGTCTTCTACGAGGAGGCCGTCGGCCGCCTCAACGACGTCGCCGGGCAGCGGCGGGCCCGCCTGACCATGGCCTCGCAGGAACTCCCGGCGCTGCTCCAGGTACTGGCCTTCGGCGGCGCGCTCGTCCTCATCCCGCTCACCTTCCTGTACGGCATGCGCCGGCTGCGCATCCAGCTGCTCTTCGTCGGCGCGGTGGCCGGACTCGTCGGCTTCAGCCTGCTGCTGGTCTTCGTCCTCGACCGCCCCTTCGCCGGCGACCTGAGCGTGAGCCCGGCACCGTACACGGAGGGGGCGCTCGCCCGGTACTGGAGCGGCGGGGCGGGCTGA
- a CDS encoding TetR/AcrR family transcriptional regulator, whose amino-acid sequence MTEASAPRLRRQPQQARSRARVEAILGAADRILSREGYEALTMRRIAEESGAPVGSIYQFYPDKGAVVDALGRRYLEAFETAIDDLVERALAGELTDLVGTMVDVYAGLFRAQPGGMALWSGRHLSPELARADEASNALVAAGLQRIVEHLTGGPGGEPARRATRMVVWAANAVLHEAFKGGGEPDHGTLDELKRMLDVYWEDLRARLTDAGAR is encoded by the coding sequence GTGACGGAAGCATCGGCGCCGCGACTGCGCCGGCAGCCCCAGCAGGCACGGAGCCGCGCCCGGGTCGAGGCCATCCTCGGCGCGGCCGACCGGATCCTCTCGCGGGAGGGGTACGAGGCGCTGACCATGCGCCGGATCGCCGAGGAGTCGGGCGCGCCGGTGGGCAGCATCTACCAGTTCTACCCCGACAAGGGCGCCGTCGTGGACGCGCTCGGGCGGCGCTACCTGGAGGCGTTCGAGACCGCGATCGACGACCTGGTCGAGCGGGCCCTCGCGGGGGAGCTCACGGACCTGGTCGGCACCATGGTCGACGTCTACGCCGGGCTCTTCCGGGCCCAGCCCGGCGGCATGGCGCTGTGGTCGGGGCGGCACCTCAGCCCGGAGCTCGCGCGGGCCGACGAGGCGAGCAACGCGCTGGTCGCGGCGGGCCTCCAGCGCATCGTGGAGCACCTGACCGGCGGCCCCGGCGGCGAGCCCGCGCGGCGCGCGACCCGCATGGTGGTGTGGGCGGCCAACGCCGTGCTGCACGAGGCGTTCAAGGGCGGCGGGGAACCGGACCACGGGACCCTGGACGAGCTGAAGCGGATGCTGGACGTCTACTGGGAGGACCTGCGCGCGCGGCTGACGGACGCCGGGGCGCGCTGA
- a CDS encoding MFS transporter has protein sequence MSEGAGTADPGARRTADPGARGTAALLAEPTAPVGPGWTTGLSLATLAVFMAFMTPIQILLPLQLERIDPQDKNTALSLVTGLGALIAVLANPLAGAWSDRTTSRFGRRRPWILGGALAGAAGLVFTAGQHTVAGVAVGWCLAQAGLNAMLAGVATPIADRVPLAQRAQVSGWTGLMQSIGLVLGALITTLLVTGVGSGYVTLAVLTVALALPFVLRHGEPALPRELRPAFDARAFARSFWVSPRRHPDFAWAWLTRFLINLGNALGTLYLFYFLADAVHYGDPGTGVLILTGVYTLSAAATAIPVGALSDRVGRRRTFVVLCSVIMAVAALLLALLHTWPSALVAAAVLGAGYGIYLAVDQALVTQVLPRAADRAKDLGVINIANSGPQVLAPALAAPVIAHLGGYTGLYAAAALVILLGGLLVTRIRGVA, from the coding sequence ATGAGCGAGGGAGCCGGTACGGCCGACCCGGGCGCGAGACGCACGGCCGACCCGGGCGCGAGAGGTACGGCCGCCCTCCTCGCCGAGCCCACCGCCCCCGTCGGGCCCGGCTGGACGACGGGGCTCTCGCTGGCCACCCTCGCCGTCTTCATGGCCTTCATGACCCCCATCCAGATCCTGCTGCCGCTCCAGCTGGAGCGGATCGACCCGCAGGACAAGAACACCGCGCTCTCGCTCGTCACCGGTCTCGGCGCGCTGATCGCCGTCCTCGCCAACCCGCTCGCGGGCGCCTGGTCGGACCGCACCACCAGCCGGTTCGGCCGGCGCCGCCCGTGGATCCTCGGCGGCGCCCTCGCCGGGGCGGCCGGGCTCGTGTTCACCGCCGGCCAGCACACCGTCGCCGGGGTCGCCGTCGGCTGGTGCCTGGCGCAGGCGGGCCTGAACGCGATGCTGGCCGGGGTCGCCACCCCGATCGCCGACCGGGTGCCGCTGGCCCAGCGCGCGCAGGTCTCGGGCTGGACCGGGCTCATGCAGTCGATCGGGCTCGTCCTCGGCGCCCTGATCACCACCCTGCTCGTCACCGGCGTCGGCTCCGGCTACGTCACGCTCGCCGTGCTCACCGTCGCCCTCGCCCTCCCCTTCGTCCTGCGCCACGGCGAGCCGGCCCTCCCCCGGGAGCTGCGCCCGGCCTTCGACGCCCGCGCCTTCGCCCGGTCGTTCTGGGTCAGCCCCCGGCGCCACCCGGACTTCGCCTGGGCCTGGCTCACCCGGTTCCTGATCAACCTCGGCAACGCCCTCGGCACCCTCTACCTCTTCTACTTCCTGGCCGACGCCGTCCACTACGGCGACCCCGGCACCGGCGTGCTGATCCTGACCGGGGTCTACACGCTCAGCGCCGCGGCCACCGCGATCCCGGTCGGCGCGCTCTCCGACCGGGTCGGCCGGCGCCGGACCTTCGTCGTGCTGTGCTCCGTGATCATGGCCGTGGCCGCGCTGCTGCTCGCCCTGCTCCACACCTGGCCGTCCGCCCTCGTCGCCGCGGCCGTCCTCGGCGCCGGATACGGCATCTACCTGGCCGTCGACCAGGCGCTGGTCACCCAGGTGCTGCCGCGGGCCGCCGACCGGGCCAAGGACCTCGGCGTCATCAACATCGCCAACTCCGGCCCCCAGGTCCTCGCCCCCGCGCTCGCCGCGCCGGTCATCGCGCACCTCGGCGGCTACACGGGCCTGTACGCCGCCGCGGCCCTCGTCATCCTCCTCGGCGGCCTGCTCGTCACCCGGATCCGCGGCGTGGCCTGA
- the modA gene encoding molybdate ABC transporter substrate-binding protein has protein sequence MSVTLTPAGRRTAAAVLTAALLVPLAACSTDSTDNGSGSKKDKAGSSSAAPQVKLTVLAAASLTDVFKTAGAAYEKTHPGTTLTFSFAGSQELVAQVAQGAPADALVTADTKSMAKVETDTTTPTVIARNRLVIATGEGNPHKIGSLKDLADPKLKIVLAAPEVPAGKYSKKILDAQKITVKPVSQEPNVRAVLSKVELGEADAGLVYRTDARSATDKVDAVEIPDDQNAVAEYPAATLKNSRNADAATAFVAWLSTPEAQKILQDAGFQKP, from the coding sequence ATGTCCGTCACCCTCACGCCCGCCGGACGCCGTACCGCCGCCGCCGTGCTCACCGCGGCCCTGCTGGTCCCGCTCGCCGCCTGCTCCACCGACAGCACCGACAACGGCAGCGGGAGCAAGAAGGACAAGGCCGGCAGCAGCAGCGCCGCCCCGCAGGTCAAGCTCACCGTCCTGGCCGCCGCCTCCCTCACCGACGTCTTCAAGACCGCGGGCGCCGCCTACGAGAAGACCCACCCCGGCACCACCCTCACCTTCTCCTTCGCCGGCTCCCAGGAACTCGTCGCCCAGGTCGCCCAAGGCGCCCCCGCCGACGCCCTCGTCACCGCCGACACCAAGAGCATGGCCAAGGTGGAGACCGACACCACCACCCCCACCGTCATCGCCAGGAACCGCCTCGTCATCGCCACCGGCGAGGGCAACCCCCACAAGATCGGCTCCCTCAAGGACCTCGCCGACCCCAAGCTCAAGATCGTCCTCGCCGCCCCCGAAGTCCCCGCCGGCAAGTACAGCAAGAAGATCCTCGACGCCCAGAAGATCACCGTGAAGCCGGTCTCCCAGGAACCCAACGTCCGCGCCGTCCTCAGCAAGGTCGAACTCGGCGAAGCCGACGCCGGACTCGTCTACAGGACCGACGCCCGGAGCGCCACCGACAAGGTCGACGCCGTCGAGATCCCCGACGACCAGAACGCCGTCGCCGAATACCCCGCCGCCACCCTCAAGAACTCCAGGAACGCCGACGCCGCCACCGCGTTCGTCGCCTGGCTCAGCACCCCCGAAGCCCAGAAGATCCTCCAGGACGCCGGCTTCCAGAAGCCCTGA
- the rox gene encoding rifampin monooxygenase yields MTDVIVVGGGPTGLMLAGELRLHGVRVVVLEKSAEPLGHSRGRGLHARSVEVMDQRGLLGGFLAVSEKFRVGGFFGGIHKPWPEGLDTAHPYGLTTPQPVTERLLREHALALGAELRPGHEVVGLSQDATGVEVGLADGTRLRSRYLVGCDGGRSTVRRLAGIGFPGEPSTVETLLGDMEVTADRATVMAVVEEVRRTQLRFGAVPDVDGNEGVYRIVVPADGVAEDRTAPTTLDEFRAQLRAHAGTDFGAHSPRWLSRFGNATRQAEHYRSGRVLLAGDAAHVHPPTGGQGLNLGVQDAFNLGWKLAAEVNGWAPADLLDSYHAERHPVGAAVLDNTRAQITLMGTEDPGAAALRALLGRLMDFEEVNRYVTGMITAVDVRYDFGDDHGLVGRRLRDVGLERGRLYGLMHAGRGLLLDRTGRLSVAGWADRVDRVVDRVDEADAEAFGDDVPGTAAVLLRPDGHVAWVGEDQGELTARLERWFGAPGATAAAAAQG; encoded by the coding sequence ATGACGGATGTGATCGTGGTCGGCGGCGGGCCGACCGGGCTCATGCTGGCCGGTGAGCTGCGGCTGCACGGCGTGCGGGTGGTGGTGCTGGAGAAGTCGGCCGAGCCGCTGGGGCACTCCCGGGGGCGCGGGCTGCACGCGCGGAGCGTCGAGGTGATGGACCAGCGCGGTCTGCTCGGCGGATTCCTCGCGGTGAGCGAGAAGTTCCGGGTGGGCGGCTTCTTCGGGGGCATCCACAAGCCGTGGCCCGAGGGCCTGGACACGGCCCACCCGTACGGGCTGACCACCCCGCAGCCGGTCACCGAGCGGCTGCTCAGGGAGCACGCCCTGGCGCTCGGGGCCGAGCTCCGGCCCGGCCACGAGGTGGTCGGTCTGAGCCAGGACGCGACCGGGGTGGAGGTGGGGCTCGCGGACGGCACGCGGCTGCGCTCGCGGTATCTGGTGGGGTGCGACGGCGGCCGCAGCACGGTGCGCCGGCTGGCCGGCATCGGCTTCCCCGGCGAACCGTCGACGGTCGAGACGCTGCTGGGCGACATGGAGGTGACCGCGGACCGGGCGACGGTCATGGCGGTCGTCGAGGAGGTCCGCAGGACCCAGCTGCGGTTCGGCGCCGTGCCGGACGTCGACGGGAACGAGGGGGTGTACCGGATCGTCGTGCCCGCCGACGGGGTGGCCGAGGACCGGACGGCCCCGACGACCCTGGACGAGTTCCGGGCGCAGCTGCGGGCGCACGCCGGCACCGACTTCGGCGCGCACTCGCCGCGCTGGCTCTCCCGGTTCGGGAACGCGACCCGGCAGGCCGAGCACTACCGGTCCGGCCGGGTGCTGCTGGCCGGCGACGCGGCGCACGTCCATCCGCCGACCGGCGGGCAGGGGCTCAACCTCGGTGTGCAGGACGCGTTCAACCTGGGCTGGAAGCTGGCCGCCGAGGTGAACGGGTGGGCCCCGGCGGACCTCCTCGACAGCTATCACGCCGAGCGGCATCCGGTGGGCGCGGCCGTCCTCGACAACACCCGCGCGCAGATCACGCTGATGGGGACCGAGGACCCGGGGGCGGCGGCGCTGCGGGCGCTGCTGGGACGGCTGATGGACTTCGAGGAGGTGAACCGGTACGTGACCGGGATGATCACCGCGGTCGACGTCCGCTACGACTTCGGCGACGACCACGGGCTCGTGGGCCGGCGGCTGCGGGACGTCGGGCTGGAGCGGGGGCGGCTGTACGGGCTGATGCACGCCGGCCGCGGGCTGCTGCTCGACCGCACCGGACGGCTCTCGGTGGCGGGCTGGGCGGACCGGGTCGACCGGGTCGTGGACCGGGTCGACGAGGCCGACGCCGAGGCCTTCGGCGACGACGTGCCCGGCACGGCCGCGGTGCTGCTGCGGCCGGACGGGCACGTGGCCTGGGTCGGCGAGGACCAGGGGGAGCTGACCGCCCGGCTGGAGCGGTGGTTCGGCGCGCCCGGCGCCACGGCCGCGGCCGCCGCCCAGGGGTGA
- a CDS encoding CASTOR/POLLUX-related putative ion channel codes for MRERLRARFRYWFDGTMDRGTPALISWLALASLLLIGVASTLVVLVTDTDAEDNGGWAGVAWMSLLRTLDPGTMGGDTGGPVFLGLMLAVTIGGIFIVSALIGVLTTGLNQRINELRKGRSKLMERGHTIVLGWSEQVFTVVAELVEANQSERRSCVVILADRDKVAMEDAIRERIPEPGRTRVVCRSGNPLVRADLELVSPDTAKSIMVLPPTGTDRDVAVIKVLLLLNSRKWNAVRPHVVASVHDSENLAAARLAAGDTALVIDAEDIAVRLIAQAHRQTGLSTVFNELLSFVGNEFYFREEPSLVGATYGEALGAFARGVPAGLHRTDGQVLVNPPMDTVIGPGDHLLMVAEDDLLIHRADAPPPVVETAITTAPVQPPHLDRTLLIGDNSRTVKLVSLLDSLVEPGSTLDIAAPRRPDAALQGQLSRLTVGFKRCEPTRRSSLESLDLGGYQHIVVLSDDTVAPGRADDRTLVTLLHLRDIEVGLGDPYSIVTEMHDDANREVAQVTKADDFIVSTKVISLLLTQLTENRDLYAVFADLFDPEGSEIYLKPACDYVVPGAEANFATVVEAARRRGETAIGYRLARHGDEPPTYGIFLNPPRTAPLVFEPRDAVVVFAEN; via the coding sequence GTGCGCGAACGGCTTCGGGCCCGGTTCCGGTACTGGTTCGACGGCACGATGGACCGCGGCACGCCCGCCCTGATCAGCTGGCTGGCCCTCGCCTCGCTGCTGCTCATCGGCGTGGCCTCGACGCTCGTCGTGCTGGTCACCGACACCGACGCCGAGGACAACGGCGGCTGGGCGGGCGTCGCCTGGATGAGCCTGCTGCGCACCCTGGACCCCGGCACCATGGGCGGGGACACCGGCGGCCCGGTCTTCCTCGGCCTGATGCTGGCCGTGACGATCGGCGGCATCTTCATCGTCAGCGCCCTCATCGGTGTGCTGACCACCGGCCTGAACCAGCGGATCAACGAGCTGCGCAAGGGCCGTTCCAAGCTCATGGAGCGCGGGCACACCATCGTGCTCGGCTGGTCGGAGCAGGTCTTCACGGTGGTGGCCGAACTCGTCGAGGCGAACCAGAGCGAACGCCGCTCGTGCGTCGTGATCCTCGCGGACCGGGACAAGGTCGCCATGGAGGACGCGATCCGCGAGCGCATCCCCGAACCGGGCCGCACCCGGGTCGTCTGCCGCTCCGGCAACCCGCTCGTCCGGGCCGACCTGGAACTGGTCAGCCCCGACACCGCCAAGTCCATCATGGTGCTGCCGCCGACCGGCACCGACCGCGACGTCGCCGTCATCAAGGTGCTGCTCCTGCTCAACAGCCGCAAGTGGAACGCGGTGCGTCCCCATGTCGTCGCCTCCGTGCACGACTCGGAGAACCTCGCCGCCGCCCGCCTGGCCGCCGGTGACACCGCCCTGGTCATCGACGCCGAGGACATCGCCGTCCGCCTCATCGCGCAGGCGCACCGCCAGACCGGCCTGTCGACCGTCTTCAACGAACTGCTCAGCTTCGTGGGCAACGAGTTCTACTTCCGCGAGGAGCCGTCCCTCGTCGGCGCCACGTACGGGGAGGCCCTGGGCGCCTTCGCCCGCGGCGTCCCGGCCGGGCTGCACCGCACCGACGGCCAGGTGCTGGTCAACCCGCCGATGGACACGGTCATCGGCCCCGGCGACCATCTGCTCATGGTGGCCGAGGACGACCTCCTCATCCACCGGGCCGACGCCCCGCCGCCGGTCGTCGAGACGGCGATCACGACCGCCCCGGTCCAGCCGCCCCACCTCGACCGGACCCTGCTCATCGGCGACAACTCCCGTACGGTGAAGCTGGTCAGCCTGCTGGACAGCCTCGTCGAACCCGGCTCGACCCTCGACATCGCCGCCCCCCGCCGGCCGGACGCCGCCCTCCAGGGGCAGCTGTCCCGCCTCACCGTCGGCTTCAAGCGCTGTGAGCCGACCCGCAGGTCCTCGCTGGAGTCCCTGGACCTGGGCGGCTACCAGCACATCGTGGTGCTCTCGGACGACACCGTCGCCCCCGGGCGGGCCGACGACCGCACCCTGGTCACGCTGTTGCACCTGCGCGACATCGAAGTCGGGCTCGGCGACCCGTACTCGATCGTCACGGAGATGCACGACGACGCGAACCGCGAGGTCGCCCAGGTCACCAAGGCCGACGACTTCATCGTCAGCACCAAGGTGATCAGCCTGCTGCTCACCCAACTCACCGAGAACCGGGACCTGTACGCGGTCTTCGCCGACCTCTTCGACCCGGAGGGCTCGGAGATCTACCTCAAGCCGGCCTGCGACTACGTGGTCCCGGGCGCCGAGGCGAACTTCGCCACCGTCGTCGAGGCCGCCCGGCGCCGGGGCGAGACCGCCATCGGCTACCGCCTCGCCCGCCACGGCGACGAGCCGCCCACCTACGGCATCTTCCTCAACCCGCCCCGCACGGCACCCCTCGTCTTCGAACCGCGGGACGCGGTCGTCGTCTTCGCCGAGAACTAG
- a CDS encoding PucR family transcriptional regulator, which yields MQVDHLLRLDRLDLSLVWGDRALLAQEVGGVTATDLEDPARFLESGEIVLSGLVWWSGEDDPAKAERFVSALSEAGAVALLAGEETHGEVPRAVVDACRRHRVALLAVPAHTSFRAVTEAVYLRRWGELSRRPTDHYALPENVRADLDRALERGASVAELLDRAFAHLGTPDCHLLTGSGRTVARTAGAAELPAHRAAELLRGVRGTTVRVEADDDTAFDAWHLHLPEEGRVPPRVLHEIAELLGRHRRREDRRRATRGAASAELMAAVGAAHADANRLHAALAACGLGDGRAYTVVVAGLVPGGGLGKAAGSGVPSASGVPSASGGPAGAGAAGAAAGAKAGAGAGVGETDGAAALAEALGHLLPATVASVVAGCPGGEAMAVLAHDEGAGPELRAVLGEVWPLVHACRPAAALHAGVSEAVTTPAALNAALAQARYALAAARAAAPTGARLAGLGDLRGLDSLVAGIPAEVREVYRETVLGPLLGPGRASHATLLETLEVFLAHNCSWARTAEALHLHVNTVHYRIERVEALTGRDLSRLDHKLDLRAALLCR from the coding sequence ATGCAGGTCGACCATCTTCTCCGCCTCGACCGTCTCGACCTCTCCCTGGTCTGGGGGGACCGGGCGCTGCTGGCCCAGGAGGTCGGCGGCGTGACGGCCACCGACCTGGAGGACCCGGCCCGCTTCCTGGAGTCCGGGGAGATCGTGCTGAGCGGGCTCGTGTGGTGGAGCGGGGAGGACGATCCCGCGAAGGCCGAACGCTTCGTGTCGGCGCTCAGCGAGGCGGGCGCGGTGGCCCTGCTCGCCGGCGAGGAGACCCACGGCGAGGTGCCGCGGGCCGTGGTCGACGCCTGCCGCCGGCACCGCGTCGCCCTGCTCGCGGTCCCCGCGCACACCAGCTTCCGGGCGGTCACCGAGGCCGTCTACCTGCGCCGGTGGGGCGAGCTGAGCCGCCGCCCCACGGACCACTACGCGCTGCCGGAGAACGTCCGTGCCGACCTCGACCGCGCCCTCGAACGCGGCGCGTCGGTCGCCGAGTTGCTGGACCGGGCCTTCGCCCACCTCGGCACCCCCGACTGCCACCTGCTCACCGGCAGCGGCCGTACGGTCGCCCGGACGGCGGGCGCGGCCGAGCTGCCCGCGCACCGGGCGGCGGAGCTCCTGCGCGGGGTGCGCGGCACGACGGTGCGGGTCGAGGCGGACGACGACACGGCCTTCGACGCCTGGCACCTGCACCTGCCGGAGGAGGGCCGGGTCCCGCCGCGGGTCCTGCACGAGATCGCCGAACTCCTCGGCCGCCACCGGCGCCGCGAGGACCGCCGACGGGCGACGCGCGGCGCGGCGTCGGCGGAGCTCATGGCGGCGGTGGGCGCCGCGCACGCCGACGCGAACCGTCTCCACGCGGCGCTGGCCGCCTGCGGCCTGGGCGACGGACGCGCCTACACGGTGGTCGTGGCCGGGCTGGTGCCGGGCGGAGGCCTGGGGAAGGCGGCGGGTTCCGGTGTGCCGTCGGCCTCCGGTGTGCCGTCGGCCTCCGGTGGGCCGGCGGGAGCAGGAGCAGCAGGAGCAGCAGCAGGAGCAAAGGCCGGGGCTGGGGCCGGGGTCGGGGAGACCGACGGCGCCGCCGCGCTCGCGGAGGCGCTCGGCCACCTGCTCCCGGCCACCGTCGCCTCCGTCGTCGCCGGGTGCCCCGGCGGAGAGGCGATGGCGGTCCTCGCGCACGACGAGGGCGCGGGGCCGGAGCTGCGCGCCGTGCTCGGCGAGGTGTGGCCGCTGGTCCACGCCTGCCGCCCCGCCGCCGCGCTGCACGCCGGCGTCAGCGAGGCCGTCACCACCCCGGCCGCCCTGAACGCCGCCCTCGCCCAGGCCCGTTACGCCCTGGCCGCGGCCCGGGCCGCCGCGCCGACGGGTGCGCGCCTCGCCGGGCTCGGCGACCTGCGCGGCCTGGACTCCCTGGTGGCCGGGATCCCCGCCGAGGTGCGGGAGGTGTACCGCGAGACGGTCCTCGGCCCGCTCCTCGGGCCCGGCCGGGCCTCGCACGCGACGCTCCTGGAGACCCTGGAGGTCTTCCTCGCGCACAACTGCTCCTGGGCGAGGACCGCCGAGGCCCTGCACCTGCACGTCAACACGGTCCACTACCGGATCGAGCGCGTGGAGGCCCTCACCGGCCGCGACCTGTCCCGGCTGGACCACAAACTCGACCTGCGCGCCGCCCTGCTGTGCCGGTGA